The Micromonospora violae DNA segment TGCCGCCTCCACCTGCTCAGCTTCGGCTTCCCAGGTGTTGCGGTGGATCTCGTGGTTGACGCCCTCGGCGACCCGCTGGGCGTGGCTCCACCGCGTAGCTTCCCGTCTGCGCCGCCTTCGTCGACCGTCGGTTGGTCGCCCACCTGTTCGGGTGGTTGGGTGGGCGCCGGCGTTCCTCACCCTCAACCGGGCGATGTTCCTCAGCCGGTCGGTGTTCGGGTCGTTCGGGTCGCGCTACGGTGCGCTGAGGGGTCGGCCCCAGCTGCCGAACGGTCCTTCACGGCCCGGCACCTGATGATCAACTCGTCATTCAGGAAATCGGGCCATCCGCCCGCCCCGGACACCCCGACTTTCAGTAACCCGGAAGCGGCTACCCGGGTCGCTCGGACAGGCTTGGGCAGGCGACCCGGGTAGCCGGGTGCTCGCCGGATGGGCACCGGGAAGGCCGGCTCCGCGCAGGCTCGGGGTGTTCGGCCAGGCTTGGGCGGCGTCCCCCAGGGCTGATGTCGTAAACGATTCAGCTCCAAAGGACGCCGACGTAACCGTCCGCCCAGCCCCAGCCCCAGCCCTGGCCCTGGCCCTGGCCCCGGCCCCGGCGTCGGCCCGACGGACGGCGCGGACCTTGGCCACTCGGGAGGCTTGTCGGCTTCGGTGCTCACTGAGTGATCGTCATTGCAGGGGGCGCGCCTGAGTTGGGCTGGGCGGCACCCCACCACTACAGTCCCAGGAATGCCGGACATGGTGCAGCCCCAGGTCAAGTTGATCGCGTGGACCCAATTCGCGGCCCCGGACGACGTGCCGTGGTCGACCGACGCGGAGGGTGGCCAGGCGCTCGCCGAGTTCGCCGGCCGAGCCTGCTACCAGTCGTGGAAGAAGCCGAACCCGGCGACCGCCACCAACGCCGGCTACCTGGCGCACATCCTCGAGGTGGGCCACCTGAGCGTGCTGGAGCACGGGTCGGTCACCTTCTACTTCACCGGGGTGTCCCGCTCCTTCACCCACGAGCTGATCCGGCACCGGCACTTCTCGTACTCCCAGCTGTCCCAGCGCTACGTCCCGGAGCGGGACGCGGCCATGGTCGAGCCGGCGGTCATCGCCGACGACCCGGAGCTGCACAAGAAGTTCGTGGAGGCCGCCGAGGCGAGCGTTCGGGCGTACACGGAGTTGTTGGAGGGCCTCGAGCAGCGCTTCTCCGACGAGCCGAACCCGACGCTGCGCCGCAAGCAGGCCCGGCAGGCGGCCCGGGCGGTGCTGCCCAACGCCACCGAGACCCGGATCGTCGTGTCCGGTAACTACCGGGCCTGGCGGCACTTCATCGCGATGCGGGCCACCGAGCACGCCGATGTGGAGATCCGTGAGCTGGCCGTGGAGTGCCTGCGCCAGCTTCAGGGCGTCGCCCCGAACGTGTTCGCCGACTTCGTGATCTCCACGCTGGCGGACGGCACCGAGGTGGCGGCC contains these protein-coding regions:
- the thyX gene encoding FAD-dependent thymidylate synthase: MVQPQVKLIAWTQFAAPDDVPWSTDAEGGQALAEFAGRACYQSWKKPNPATATNAGYLAHILEVGHLSVLEHGSVTFYFTGVSRSFTHELIRHRHFSYSQLSQRYVPERDAAMVEPAVIADDPELHKKFVEAAEASVRAYTELLEGLEQRFSDEPNPTLRRKQARQAARAVLPNATETRIVVSGNYRAWRHFIAMRATEHADVEIRELAVECLRQLQGVAPNVFADFVISTLADGTEVAASPHEAS